A segment of the Pantoea sp. At-9b genome:
ATTGCGCCAGATAACCGGGGGCTGCTGCTGCCGCGAAACGCTGAATACGTGGGCCAATCGGCAACGCCACCATATCCTGCTCCAGGTGGTCGTCATAGCGGATGCCTGCATCGCAACCGTCACGAAAAATGTCCTGAACGTTACTTTCAGCTACCACCTCAAGCTGAATATCCGGGTAGCGCGCCAGAAAACCAGGCACGATGGCAGGCAAAACCAGACGCGCCGCGCTGACGGGAACATTCAGGCGCAAAGTGCCGCCCGGCGTATCACGAAAACGATTAAGCGCATCCAAAGCCGCATCCACTTCGTTCATGGCTGGCAGCAGACGAGCCATCAATGCCCTGCCCGCCTCGGTCAGTACCACGGTGCGCGTGGTACGGTTAAACAGCCGTACCCCCAGTTGTTGTTCCGCGCGGCGCACAGCATCACTGAGACGGGAAGGATTGCTACCAATCATACGTGCCGCTTCGCGAAAGCCCCCGGCTTTCGCCACCGCCACCACCGCATGCAGCAAAGCGATATCTAACGACATTGTGCGTCACCCCGTACATTGTGTCCTGATTTCACCGGATAGTTGCACAGCCGATACGCCATTACAATTGATGCACAGCTTAAGAAGGAGGTTCCCATGTCTCATCCCGAAATGACCTATTCCCTTGGCGATCGTCGTGTTAACCGTCTGGGTTATGGTGCTATGCAACTCGCCGGGCCGGGTGTATTTGGTCCACCGAAAGATGAAGCGCGCGCGGTGCAGGTACTGCGTGCTGCTATTGCCGCTGGCGTCAATCACATCGATACCAGTGACTTCTATGGTCCCCATGTCACCAATCAGCTGATTAAAAAGGCACTGCATCCGTACCCGCAAGATCTGGTGATTGTGACCAAAGTGGGTGCGCGCCGTGACGCGCAAGGTGGCTGGCTCCCTGCGTTCACCCCCGCTGAATTGACGCAGGCGGTGGAAGATAACCTCCGTAATCTGGGGCTGGAGGTGATCGATGTGGTGAATCTGCGTGCCATGTTTGACGTTCATGGTCCGGCGGAGGGATCGCTGGAAACACCGCTGGCGGCATTGATCAAACTGAAAGAGCGCGGGCTGATCCGCCACATCGGTTTGAGCAACGTCACACCACAGCAGGTTGCCGATGCGCAAGCAATGACACCGATTGCCTGTGTGCAGAATCTCTACAATCTGGCCCATCGTCAGGATGACGCCCTGATAGATCAACTGGCGGCGCAGGGCATTCCTTTTGTGCCGTTTTTCCCGCTCGGCGGTTTTTCTCCGTTACAGTCGCACCAACTGACGGCCGTGGCACAGGATCTGGCTGCCACGCCGCTGCAAGTTGCATTGGCGTGGTTGTTGCAACGCTCGCCCAATATCTTGTTGATTCCGGGCACGTCTTCGCCAGAACATCTGCAACAAAATCTGGCCAGCCCGGCGCTCCAGTTGTCGGAAGAGATTGTTGCGAAGCTGGATAACCTGGGTACTGGCGTAAGCTAATCCGCTGATAAATAGATCTCTTTTAATTTCTCCTGAAAACATCGAGGATCATGTTCCCGCCTGATCCTCATTAACGCCTGCGCCGAGCGTCGGTCAATGCTGCCCGGATCGTGCAGAACGTCGGTAATATAGCCTTTCAGTTGGCTGATAATAGTATTACGGATTTTTTGTTTCGTCTGGTCTGAATCAACCGTAAATTCATACATATCATTGAGTTTGTGATCAATAAGCCAACCGGCGAACGGAGGATTAATTTCGGGCAAGGCGCGAACATTGGTGGTTATTACCGGACAACCACACGCCTGCATTTCCAGCACAGAAAAACCATAGGTATCCTGCCAGGTAGGAAGCAGGCCGACATCGGTTTGTTTTAATAATTCAATCACGGATGAATTCGGCAAAGAGGGCACATGATGGAAAAAGGACCATTTATTGATCAGGTTTTCGATTTGTCGATGAAAAACCTCGGGATCCTGATAATGGTGGTGGGCGATATTATAATGCCGTGCTAAGTCACCAATCAGATTCACGGTTATTTTTTGTGTATTGATCAGCCCTTCATCAGCTAACTCAGCAAAAGCCATCACCACTTCCGCGCCACCTTTACGATAAAACTCATGGCCGATAAAGCTAAAAGTGATCATGTCGCCATCAGCTTTCCGCGCCTTGTCGGTCAGTAAGGGCTGAGGAGGATGCATTACGCACAGCTTGGCGGCAATGCTGTCTTTCACTGTCGGAAAGGCCGCCAGCAACTTGAGTTGAATATTGCGGGTGGCTTCCGAGATGGCGATCAAACGTACACACTCCTTACGCGCCGCCAGACGCAGCAAGGCATGGAGTTCTGGGTTTTGGGTTTTGGCTACCCCAGCAACCGGCAGGACACGCGGGATTTCGGTTTCAAACGTCGACACCCAACGTGACGACGTTCGTGCCACTTCATTAAACAGATGGATAATATCCCCATTATCCGCAGCCATGCCGGGGAAAGGCTGAAAAAGGAATATCTTGTTCTTTTTGAAAATTTTTTGCCGAAGGGTATTGATATACAGATAGATGTTTTTCTTCTTTAGGTTTACATAATTGTTTTCAGGATCAACCATTATGTTCCTTTTCTCTGGGTAGCCGTCGCTACTGACTACAATATTCATCAATCCTCCTAAACACGAAACGAGTTCGGTGGAATTAAAATTGTCAGTAAGACAGTTATAAAATAAATTCTTCGCGAGTAAAGTTGTTTGATGGAAAATAGGATTAGTAATAACAGGTTGTTTAGGAAGCATTAATAAACTGACATTGTTAAAACGTATCAATGTGTTTCAATGTTGGTCGTGCCAGTAATAATCAGGAATACCCGTCGCCGGATATTCCCGTTTGGCTTAACGCCCTTTCTTTTTTCGTCCGGGTTGGGTGAAGCGCTTGCGCGAAGCCGGATTGGCATTGGGTTTTTCGCTGGTCTTCGCTCCACTGGCCGCCGGTTTTTTCGCCGGGGTCGTTTTCGCCTGCCCTTTTTTAGCCGGTTTGTCTTCAGACGAGGAGTTTTCAATTAATTTAAACAGCTCGATTAACTCGTCATCGGTTAAGTCACGCCATTCACCCAGCGGCAGCCCTTTCAGATTGACGTTCATGATGCGGGTACGTTCCAGCTTCGTCACTTCATAGCCAAAATGTTTGGTCATGCGACGAATCTGTCGGTTAAGCCCCTGAACCAGGGTGATGCGAAACACAAAAGTGGACTCTTTCTTTACCTTACATTTTTTGGTCACGGTGCCGAGCATCGGCACGCCAGCGCCCATGCCGGTAATAAACTCATCGGTGATCGGCTTATCAACCGTGACCACATACTCTTTCTCGTGATTGTTCCCGGCACGCAGAATTTTATTCACCAGGTCGCCATGATTCGTCAGGAAAATCAGCCCCTGAGAGTCTTTATCCAATCGCCCGATCGGAAACACGCGTTTGCTGTGGTTCACGAAATCACTGATGTTATCGCGTTCACCCTCTTCCATGGTGGTAATGATGCCCACCGGTTTGTTTAACGCAATCAGCACCAGATCTTCTTCGTCACGCGGTTCAATCAGCTGACCATTCACTTTAACTTCATCACCGGCAAACACCTGGGCACCCACGCTGGCACGTTTACCGTTGATAAAAACATTGCCCTGTTCGATGTAACGATCGGCATCACGTCGCGAGCAAATTCCGCTCTCGCTGATGTATTTATTAAGGCGTGTGGATGAGTTGGTCAGCATGGTTCCTCCGAAAAAAGAAGCGGACTATACATCAACCTTTGGCATTCTGTGAGTGCTTTGCGCAAAAGTTGTAGCACAAAAGCTAACGGGGATCTGCCGCCTGAATCGGCCATGCGGATTGGGCTTTGATTTCT
Coding sequences within it:
- a CDS encoding glycosyltransferase encodes the protein MNIVVSSDGYPEKRNIMVDPENNYVNLKKKNIYLYINTLRQKIFKKNKIFLFQPFPGMAADNGDIIHLFNEVARTSSRWVSTFETEIPRVLPVAGVAKTQNPELHALLRLAARKECVRLIAISEATRNIQLKLLAAFPTVKDSIAAKLCVMHPPQPLLTDKARKADGDMITFSFIGHEFYRKGGAEVVMAFAELADEGLINTQKITVNLIGDLARHYNIAHHHYQDPEVFHRQIENLINKWSFFHHVPSLPNSSVIELLKQTDVGLLPTWQDTYGFSVLEMQACGCPVITTNVRALPEINPPFAGWLIDHKLNDMYEFTVDSDQTKQKIRNTIISQLKGYITDVLHDPGSIDRRSAQALMRIRREHDPRCFQEKLKEIYLSAD
- a CDS encoding LysR substrate-binding domain-containing protein, which codes for MSLDIALLHAVVAVAKAGGFREAARMIGSNPSRLSDAVRRAEQQLGVRLFNRTTRTVVLTEAGRALMARLLPAMNEVDAALDALNRFRDTPGGTLRLNVPVSAARLVLPAIVPGFLARYPDIQLEVVAESNVQDIFRDGCDAGIRYDDHLEQDMVALPIGPRIQRFAAAAAPGYLAQYGTPQHPRELMQHRCLPGRYATGVMAEWEFSRAGETVRLQPKGPLTCSIGAAMDLTVDAAIAGVGVMYLFEEWLRPALDSGQLQPILTEWWLSFSGLWLYYNDRRLIPTPLQAFIDYVRELNAAR
- a CDS encoding aldo/keto reductase family oxidoreductase — encoded protein: MSHPEMTYSLGDRRVNRLGYGAMQLAGPGVFGPPKDEARAVQVLRAAIAAGVNHIDTSDFYGPHVTNQLIKKALHPYPQDLVIVTKVGARRDAQGGWLPAFTPAELTQAVEDNLRNLGLEVIDVVNLRAMFDVHGPAEGSLETPLAALIKLKERGLIRHIGLSNVTPQQVADAQAMTPIACVQNLYNLAHRQDDALIDQLAAQGIPFVPFFPLGGFSPLQSHQLTAVAQDLAATPLQVALAWLLQRSPNILLIPGTSSPEHLQQNLASPALQLSEEIVAKLDNLGTGVS
- the rluF gene encoding 23S rRNA pseudouridine(2604) synthase RluF, whose amino-acid sequence is MLTNSSTRLNKYISESGICSRRDADRYIEQGNVFINGKRASVGAQVFAGDEVKVNGQLIEPRDEEDLVLIALNKPVGIITTMEEGERDNISDFVNHSKRVFPIGRLDKDSQGLIFLTNHGDLVNKILRAGNNHEKEYVVTVDKPITDEFITGMGAGVPMLGTVTKKCKVKKESTFVFRITLVQGLNRQIRRMTKHFGYEVTKLERTRIMNVNLKGLPLGEWRDLTDDELIELFKLIENSSSEDKPAKKGQAKTTPAKKPAASGAKTSEKPNANPASRKRFTQPGRKKKGR